The genomic region TCTAGGATTTTAGTTTGACATAAAATCTGTATTATTTCTACAATGTCTCGAGACTCAACAAATCTGGGGTGAATATGCTGCAACTATGTGCTGGACAATGTCACCACCGCCGAATTCGCCGGAAGTTCATCCGCCGTCTGAACATGCTCCACCTGAGCTTTTCCCAAATTATTCTGTCAAATTTTCATCTACAATCATAAAAAGTACAGTTATAGGCTAATACCGTATGTACTACTTTTGTTCAGGTATAGGCTAATGTGCCCAGAAATTAGACAACAGGGGGAATTAGCAAGTCACCGGCTCTGAAAGCATGAAAAATAATTCAGTATTTAAGCGACAACTCAATTTTACCTTATAGGGGGACAGGGAGTGTCCCGACCAGTATGCAGTTAACTGGATTGGTGTTTGATTGTTCCTCGTCAGATCTTATGCTAATTGCTATAGAACCGTCTGGAATGGTTTGAGAGACAAATGCTTCTTCTTCTGTTTGAACATCCCCCAAACCCTTTTCATTGTGCAACTGCAGTCTAGTCCCATAAGTGTCCAGAATGGTTTGAGGGCCAAATGCTGCTTCTTCCTTTTGAACATCCCCCAAGCCCTTTTCATTGTGCAACTGCAGTTTAGCCCCATAAAAGTTGATAATGCAAGCACACAAATAGAATGTGCCTTGGAAGATCACAAACCAGTAAAAAAGATGTAGCGTAGGCAATAAATTTTTGCTTCCTGGAGTGGGATACGATTTAACAAGCTGCTGATCTTGAAGCCTCATGGCTGATAGCAGCATACGCGCTATTGCTGCCGGGAGCTGCAGGTTACCACAGATAAGTATAACAAGCAGCACCCCTGGGTTAAAAACTGCAGACTCGATGCAGAAAACCCAGCTGATTGCCATTGATATGCACAAGCCGACGTCCATCCAATAGTACGCAGTTTCATTGTTTGGGCTCGGAATGGTGCTTAGTGCGAAGATCAGGGTTACCATCATCTTCACTAAATTACCATAGACGAACCAGTCAACAGAAGGCAGGAAGAGAGAAAACATCCCCACTATCAAGGCTAAGCCCAGCACCACCTTAACAAGGTATAACACTTTAATCCACTTGCTTATTATCTGCCTAACCCGTGGCGGTTTGCATACAAGAATGTAAACGGATATGCTCTGCACTATGACCATGAGTAATAGCACTGCAGTGTGCACTAGTACAACTGCAAGTTGAGATCCTTGAGACTTACCACGGATCCAGAATTTTCTGATCAATTGGGCGGAGAGGGTGAGTAGAATGACAAGCAGAGAGCTTAAGAAGAGCCACAGATGATGTTGCAGGATTGTCTGCACGGCAAAAGGCAGATTGCCAATCAGAACCCCGGAAGCTGCCATTACAATGAGAGCGATGCCCTTGACATTTCTCGGACAAACAAAAAGTATCCTGTCACATAAGCTGACAACTGCCAATACCGCATAAAATGTATGTTTTTCATCCTTTAACACACTGTGAGATGTTAGCTTTTTAATAGCTGCATTAGTTCCAAACAACGGGTGATTCTCCAAACGGTTATCTCGAGTGAAAAATCTGTCATATCACACAGTTGTAGTGGTATATCCCATAGGTCAACTTCAGGTGATGTAATTGAGTAAGTAAACTAGGAAATGAGCGTTAGGGAAGAGGGTTTGTTACCTGAAAGCTTCAATAAATATTATAGCTGTTGTAGACCAGAAATCGGTTGGTTCGAGCAGGGTGCAGAAACCCCCAAGCATTACAACTGTGGCCCACATGAAGGACAGGGCACCGCAGGCGTTGCCCACCCATTCCAGGAAGGCGGCACAACGTAGTAGTATGTTCGGCTTCCTCTCTGTATTAGGCAGAGCCACATCTTCTCCTCCCCTGCCCCTGCTTCTGCTCTGGCGTGTGGCGGATGCATGCAGGTTCAGAAACGATAGGTGCCATCTCAATGGAGATCTCACTGACAGCTGTTGTGGTCGCCGCCATGTTGGATTGTCTATTCTTGTAGTCCCTGAAATATTTCACAAACTAAACACGAGATTAAGATGTGGCTAGATGATTCGAATCAAGGAATGGGAGCAGGAAATATGTAGGGAAAGGGCACAAAATGAAGCATCAAAACAAAGCTAGCTGAATATCACAGGTCCACAACAAGCGAACGGACGGACGGACGATGCTTAACTGGGTCTGTATAACTAGTCAAATTCGAGTACAGTAGTAGAATGGAGATTAAGATGCTGCATCTTAGTAGAGGGAAAAGGAACGGATTGGTCTTCCACTCTTGCTGTTGTGCTCTACAATACGTACCACCATACAAGTGGCAAAAGAGCAATCAGTGAAGTGTTTATTAGGCTCTAAAACTAGTACTAGTATTTCGCAATCAATCAAGCCCGTCACATAAGATAGCTTCCGGACGATTCCATGGTCCATCTCAAGGACAAGGAGGGAAGAATTCTGAGAAAATTAAGAGGGGGTGCTCTCCTGGCCCCGGGCGCGCATTGCCAAGGAAACAAGAATCAAGCGAAACGAGCAGCGGGATCAAGGAAAGCACGGCCAAGGAAGAAGCTCTGACGCGGACTCACTGACCTGGGCCTGGGGTAGCCGCGGCTGCGTGCGTCAACGCGAGGAGGATGCGAGGCTTGGGCGATCCAGCGAGGGCCTGATGGGgagcggcggccggtggcggggcGTGCGAGCGAGAGCCGGGTGCCGTGCGCGGGAAGGCCGCGGCGGGCGTGGGGCGGCGAGGCCTGTCACACCTCCATTCCCCTGGTGTAGGTGGACACTGGGAGTGGCTGGACTAGGTAGGGCCCACTGCGCAGGAGTGGTCGGCTGTATACGTGGGTGCGAGGCACCGATGTTGTGTGTCAAGTGTGAACTCTGTcttctccctcctttctctgtACTACCTCACCTTCTTCTCCACCAGGCAACCTGAAATTGGATCTCGATCCCGAATATCTCCTTTGTATCGATCCTCTGCATCGTTACAAGGCCGCGGCGGGCGGGAGATATCGCCGTCGGTGAGAAGCGACGTCTTTTTAAAggcgatagatagatagatagatgcgtCTGAGAAGCGAGGTCTTTTTAAAGGCGAGCTACCGCCGTCGGTGTTCTTCGCTTTATGACTTTGGTTGCATCGAGACAAACGGGAGTGGTAAGTTTAACATATAGAGCACCTCTTCTTACTACATACATAGCTTACATCGCTGTTCTTTCCTACCTCTCATTTTTCTAACAAGGTGACGATTGTTTTCTCTTTGTAAGGAAATGGTAGTGCCATAGGGACGAAATTTGTTGATTGTAACTGGAGTGCGCGTGGGCAGTCCAGTTCGGGTAAAAGAACATGCTTGCTACGGGGGCATAGCATCCACTTAACACAACTGATAACCTTTCTCCGGTCCTCAATTAAAAACATTCCATTTTAGACCCGAGGACCTTTTGTCATATCAAAATCTAACCACTATACAGAAAGTGTCCAAAAGAAACAGCTAACCTCCTCGTGACTTCTCATCACGtaatcttcttttcttttttttccctttttttatgaTGGGAAAGCCTTCATGGCCAGTGCTTTTTTTTTTGAGATATCTCAACTTCTAAGGGAGGGATACGTTGTTGTTGGGAGTGTCTAGTTATCAGACTTGTGATTTTTCATTTGGTTTAGGTCTTTTTTTTGTCCAGTCAGTTTTTGACACGTGTACTTTGTAATTTCAGTTCGTGGTTTAGTCTAAAATAAACGTCCGTTTTCGTAGCAGCTTCAGGTCGAATTCTACCTCCTGTCTTGGACCTCTAAgtgtactagtagaatgcccgtgcgttgccacggacttTTGAAATCATGTGCGCTGCAACACCGGGGCATACATATTCTCATCTTCCTCCCAATCACATTGTAA from Triticum aestivum cultivar Chinese Spring chromosome 4A, IWGSC CS RefSeq v2.1, whole genome shotgun sequence harbors:
- the LOC123086981 gene encoding uncharacterized protein isoform X1 yields the protein MWATVVMLGGFCTLLEPTDFWSTTAIIFIEAFRFFTRDNRLENHPLFGTNAAIKKLTSHSVLKDEKHTFYAVLAVVSLCDRILFVCPRNVKGIALIVMAASGVLIGNLPFAVQTILQHHLWLFLSSLLVILLTLSAQLIRKFWIRGKSQGSQLAVVLVHTAVLLLMVIVQSISVYILVCKPPRVRQIISKWIKVLYLVKVVLGLALIVGMFSLFLPSVDWFVYGNLVKMMVTLIFALSTIPSPNNETAYYWMDVGLCISMAISWVFCIESAVFNPGVLLVILICGNLQLPAAIARMLLSAMRLQDQQLVKSYPTPGSKNLLPTLHLFYWFVIFQGTFYLCACIINFYGAKLQLHNEKGLGDVQKEEAAFGPQTILDTYGTRLQLHNEKGLGDVQTEEEAFVSQTIPDGSIAISIRSDEEQSNTNPVNCILVGTLPVPL
- the LOC123086981 gene encoding uncharacterized protein isoform X2 — protein: MWATVVMLGGFCTLLEPTDFWSTTAIIFIEAFRFFTRDNRLENHPLFGTNAAIKKLTSHSVLKDEKHTFYAVLAVVSLCDRILFVCPRNVKGIALIVMAASGVLIGNLPFAVQTILQHHLWLFLSSLLVILLTLSAQLIRKFWIRVKMMVTLIFALSTIPSPNNETAYYWMDVGLCISMAISWVFCIESAVFNPGVLLVILICGNLQLPAAIARMLLSAMRLQDQQLVKSYPTPGSKNLLPTLHLFYWFVIFQGTFYLCACIINFYGAKLQLHNEKGLGDVQKEEAAFGPQTILDTYGTRLQLHNEKGLGDVQTEEEAFVSQTIPDGSIAISIRSDEEQSNTNPVNCILVGTLPVPL
- the LOC123086981 gene encoding uncharacterized protein isoform X3; this translates as MWATVVMLGGFCTLLEPTDFWSTTAIIFIEAFRFFTRDNRLENHPLFGTNAAIKKLTSHSVLKDEKHTFYAVLAVVSLCDRILFVCPRNVKGIALIVMAASGVLIGNLPFAVQTILQHHLWLFLSSLLVILLTLSAQLIRKFWIRVAQ